One genomic region from Antedon mediterranea chromosome 3, ecAntMedi1.1, whole genome shotgun sequence encodes:
- the LOC140044413 gene encoding piwi-like protein 1, producing MSTGGRARGRARGRGKATASTPAPTPGEASRSAAATPQMDPQVAPGRGRTRGAATQPMVAAQLARPPAKPEAAQPPVQQMQRLQVGPQGAGGLDRGRRSRDHNVFQTRPEHVKDKQGKTGSVCQLVSNNFRLKTKGQWALYQYHVDFNPPVDSKRLRIALVKQQKEIIGATNAFDGMVLFLPIKLERTETVFTTQTKRGENIQITIKLTNELPPFSGVCLHMYNVIFRKVMGSLNMQQIGRHYFNPDNKIEVRQHKLEIWPGFITSISQRETHIMLEAEVSHKVLCLSTILDELYDLFHANRSSFKEQATKKLVGQIVLTKYNNKTYRVDDINWSLNPMSKFKKFDGSEISYVDYYAQVYERKITDLEQPLLVSRPKRREVRAGQQGPEVLHLIPEFCTVTGISDEVRSNFTVMKDLAQHTRVDPKNRAATLNRFLHSISNNKEANSHLERWGLSLDNNLMDIQGRGLPAEQLSQRNFKFSYDIRTADWSRETRGKPVQTAVNLDDWLVIFSPRDKANTQDFVQTLIRVCGPIGMRVNQPALIALNGDRTENYIQAIKEKMTQRTQMVCCIVPNNRKDRYDAIKKQCCLEMPVPSQVVVGRTIAKKQMLMSVATKIGMQLNCKLGGELWCVHNPVPGLMVIGIDNYHDSAQRGRSVCGFVASMNRTLTRYYSRCSFQTPGQEIVDGLRVSLLASLKKYYEINGQFPAKIIVYRDGVGEGQTQAVRDHEIPQLIKCIQGLIPGKEPLLTVIVVRKRISTRLILNNNGQLSNPPPGTIVDSTVTKPEKYDFFLVSQSVRQGTVTPTNYDIIWDNAGFQPDQYQRLTYKLTHLYYNWPGTIRVPAPCQYAHKLAFLVGQSLHREPRIELADRLFFL from the exons ATGTCAACAGGAGGTCGTGCAAGAGGGCGTGCTAGGGGTCGGGGTAAAGCGACTGCAAGTACCCCAGCACCTACCCCTGGTGAAGCTTCCAGAAGTGCTGCTGCTACTCCTCAGATGGACCCACAAGTAGCCCCTGGACGAGGACGTACACGTGGAGCCGCCACTCAACCTATGGTAGCAG CGCAATTGGCAAGACCACCGGCCAAACCTGAAGCTGCCCAGCCACCTGTACAGCAGATGCAGCGGCTACAAGTTGGCCCGCAAGGGGCTGGTGGTTTAGATAGAGGTCGGAGGTCACGTGACCATAATGTGTTTCAAACGAGACCAGAACATGTCAAGGATAAGCAAG gtaaaactGGATCAGTATGTCAACTGGTGTCCAACAACTTTAGACTGAAGACGAAAGGGCAGTGGGCACTGTACCAGTACCACGTGGACTTCAACCCACCTGTGGATAGTAAACGATTGCGAATTGCTCTCGTAAAACaacagaaagaaattattgGAGCCACCAATGCATTTGATGGTATGGTTTTATTCCTACCTATAAAACTTGAACGAACC gagacTGTATTTACTACGCAGACAAAACGAGGTGAGAACATCCAGATTACGATTAAACTGACCAATGAGCTGCCACCTTTCTCTGGTGTGTGTCTTCACATGTACAATGTCATATTCAGAAA aGTGATGGGTTCGCTCAACATGCAGCAAATTGGCCGCCATTATTTTAATCCAGACAATAAAATTGAGGTCAGGCAGCACAA ACTTGAAATTTGGCCCGGTTTCATAACATCAATCTCGCAACGAGAAACACATATCATGCTTGAAGCGGAGGTGTCACACAAAGTGCTGTGTCTGAGTACAATCCTTGATGAACTTTATGATCTATTCCATGCAAACCGGTCATCCTTCAAAGAACAGGCCACAAAGAAGCTTGTTGGACAAATTGTACTAACTAA GTACAACAATAAGACTTACCGTGTTGATGACATCAACTGGTCATTGAACCCTATGAGTAAGTTTAAGAAGTTTGATGGCAGTGAGATATCCTATGTGGACTACTACGCTCAAGTGTATGAGCGGAAGATCACTGATCTTGAGCAACCATTATTGGTCAGCCGACCAAAAAGAAGG gAAGTTCGTGCAGGACAACAAGGCCCAGAGGTGCTACATCTGATACCAGAGTTCTGTACCGTGACAGGCATAAGTGATGAAGTAAGAAGCAACTTTACAGTAATGAAGGACCTTGCACAACATACTCGTGTTGACCCCAAGAACCGAGCTGCCACTCTCAACAGGTTCCTGCATAGCATTAGCAA CAATAAGGAAGCCAATTCACATCTTGAAAGGTGGGGCTTGTCTTTGGATAACAACTTGATGGACATCCAAGGAAGGGGCTTGCCCGCTGAACAGCTAAGCCAGCGTAATTTCAAA TTCTCATACGACATACGAACAGCTGATTGGTCGAGGGAAACTCGTGGCAAACCTGTCCAGACAGCAGTAAACCTTGACGATTGGCTTGTAATATTTAGTCCTCGTGACAAAGCCAACACTCAGGACTTTGTGCAGACTTTGATTCGTGTGTGTGGTCCAATTGGAATGCGCGTCAACCAACCAGCACTCATTGCTTTAAATGGAGATCGAACTGAAAATTATATTCAGGCTATCAAAGAGAAGATGACGCAAAGAACCCAAATG GTTTGTTGTATTGTACCAAACAACCGTAAAGATCGTTATGATGCAATCAAGAAGCAGTGTTGCTTGGAGATGCCAGTGCCTAGCCAAGTTGTTGTCGGTAGAACCATTGCCAAGAAACAGATGTTGATGTCCGTTGCCACTAAGATAGGCATGCAACTTAATTGTAAACTTGGTGGTGAATTGTGGTGTGTCCACAACCCG GTGCCTGGCCTTATGGTCATCGGCATAGACAACTATCACGACTCTGCCCAGAGAGGTAGGAGTGTTTGCGGTTTTGTTGCCTCCATGAATCGAACTTTGACACG tTACTATAGTCGCTGCTCCTTTCAAACTCCAGGCCAAGAAATTGTGGATGGACTAAGAGTTAGTCTTCTgg CATCCCTAAAGAAATACTATGAGATCAACGGACAGTTCCCAGCCAAAATCATAGTATACAGGGACGGTGTGGGCGAAGGGCAAACACAAGCTGTAAGGGATCACGAAATACCTCAATTAATCAAGTGCATTCAGGGTCTCATACCAGGCAAAGA GCCTCTACTAACGGTGATTGTTGTAAGGAAACGAATCAGTACTCGATTGATTCTGAATAATAACGGCCAGTTAAGTAACCCACCACCTGGTACTATTGTTGACTCCACCGTAACCAAGCCTGAAAA gtATGATTTCTTCCTGGTATCTCAATCAGTCCGTCAGGGTACCGTTACTCCAACAAACTACGATATTATCTGGGATAATGCAGGCTTCCAGCCAGATCAATACCAAAGATTGACCTATAAACTTACCCACCTTTACTACAATTGGCCT GGAACAATCCGAGTTCCTGCTCCATGTCAGTATGCTCACAAGTTGGCATTCCTCGTAGGCCAGTCGCTCCACAGAGAACCACGCATAGAGTTAGCAGACCGTCTTTTCTTTTTGTAA